Proteins encoded in a region of the Burkholderia ubonensis subsp. mesacidophila genome:
- a CDS encoding nuclear transport factor 2 family protein: protein MAKVVDAIRALERDRFRAMVDADGEVLDALLSDKVFYVHTNGKRETKQQFIDAIAAGRRRYRQIEIQSQDVLPVGDDTCLVTGRALIEMETNNGGLVFPIAYTAVQTQEQGRWRLLAWQATRCATET from the coding sequence ATGGCGAAGGTGGTCGATGCGATTCGCGCGCTCGAGCGCGATCGGTTCCGGGCGATGGTGGATGCAGACGGCGAAGTGCTCGACGCGCTGCTGTCGGACAAGGTGTTCTACGTGCACACCAACGGCAAACGGGAAACCAAGCAGCAGTTCATCGACGCCATCGCCGCCGGTCGCCGCCGCTATCGTCAGATCGAAATCCAGTCGCAGGACGTGCTGCCCGTGGGCGACGATACCTGCCTCGTCACGGGACGCGCGCTGATCGAGATGGAAACGAACAACGGCGGCCTCGTATTTCCGATTGCGTACACCGCGGTGCAGACGCAGGAGCAGGGGCGCTGGCGCCTGCTCGCGTGGCAGGCGACGCGGTGCGCGACCGAGACATGA
- a CDS encoding acyloxyacyl hydrolase: MNNKNGRRRSRLALHAVLAASLLGGSGAALADRWGIQAGGGFSDRHGIDKGNLGVVWDPDWTWWEIGGWHFAFVMEGNVSYWHTNGNIHSSIWEFGATPMVRFIKSAGAVRPYVEAGAGIRLLSHPTISNDLSMSTAFQFADVAGVGLQFGQRQQYQVGYRFQHVSNAGIKEPNPGINFHQFYLQYNF; encoded by the coding sequence CAAGAACGGTCGGCGGCGGAGCCGGCTTGCGTTGCACGCGGTCCTGGCGGCGTCGCTGCTGGGTGGTTCAGGGGCAGCGCTGGCGGATCGCTGGGGGATTCAGGCGGGCGGCGGGTTTTCCGATCGCCATGGCATCGACAAGGGCAATCTCGGTGTGGTCTGGGATCCGGACTGGACCTGGTGGGAAATCGGCGGCTGGCACTTCGCGTTCGTGATGGAGGGTAACGTCAGTTACTGGCATACGAACGGCAACATCCACTCGAGCATCTGGGAGTTCGGCGCGACGCCGATGGTCCGCTTCATCAAGAGCGCGGGCGCGGTCCGCCCGTATGTCGAAGCCGGCGCCGGCATCCGGCTGCTGTCTCATCCGACGATTTCGAACGATCTGTCGATGTCGACCGCGTTCCAGTTCGCCGACGTGGCCGGCGTCGGCCTGCAGTTCGGCCAGCGGCAACAGTACCAGGTCGGCTACCGCTTTCAACATGTGTCTAACGCGGGTATCAAAGAGCCGAATCCTGGTATAAATTTCCACCAGTTCTATCTGCAGTACAACTTCTGA